In the uncultured Fusobacterium sp. genome, one interval contains:
- a CDS encoding pseudouridine synthase — MRLDKFLTECGLGSRKEVKSLLTSGKIKVNGEIVKNPQSNIKENEDRVEYNNRVLEYSKFRYYIMNKKAGYITAVEDPREKTVMELLPEWVIKKELAPVGRLDKDTEGLLLLTNDGQLNHKLLAPKSHVEKTYYAELEKDISNEDIEKLENGVDIGGYITMPAKAEIVGEKKIHLTIKEGKFHQVKKMLEAVDNKVIYLKRISFGKLLLNDMELGEVREVKVEDII; from the coding sequence ATGAGATTAGATAAATTTTTAACAGAGTGTGGACTTGGTAGTAGAAAAGAGGTTAAATCACTTCTTACAAGTGGAAAGATAAAAGTTAATGGGGAAATAGTAAAAAATCCACAATCTAATATAAAAGAAAACGAAGATAGAGTTGAGTATAACAATAGAGTTTTAGAGTATAGCAAATTTAGATACTATATTATGAATAAAAAAGCTGGATATATAACAGCAGTGGAAGATCCTAGAGAGAAAACTGTAATGGAGCTTTTACCTGAGTGGGTTATTAAAAAAGAGTTAGCTCCAGTAGGTAGATTGGATAAGGATACAGAGGGGCTTTTGCTTTTAACAAATGATGGGCAACTTAATCATAAACTTTTAGCACCAAAAAGCCATGTTGAGAAAACTTACTATGCAGAGTTAGAAAAAGATATAAGCAATGAGGATATTGAAAAGTTAGAAAATGGGGTTGATATTGGTGGGTATATTACAATGCCAGCTAAAGCAGAGATAGTAGGAGAGAAGAAAATACATCTTACTATTAAAGAGGGAAAATTCCATCAAGTTAAAAAGATGCTAGAGGCAGTAGATAATAAAGTTATCTATTTAAAGAGAATATCATTTGGTAAATTATTACTAAATGATATGGAATTAGGAGAGGTAAGAGAAGTAAAAGTTGAAGATATTATTTGA
- a CDS encoding Bax inhibitor-1/YccA family protein produces MNEYDLNEQRDEYGNFVDRAEVTNGFLRKVFLNMIVGILITAAVPAYVFFFNQALLYTIMPYFKIITFAELGLVFFLSLGINKMSSSTARLMFFIYSLMNGILFSSLAFVFDPISILYTLGVALVMFVVIAVYGYTTSEDLSHYGKYLMTGLISIIIMSLINFFIKAPMLYWAGTILGIVIFSALIAYDVNRIKRLAYNIADGDREVIEKIGIIGALNLYLDFINLFLYLLRIFGKKRR; encoded by the coding sequence ATGAATGAATATGATTTAAATGAACAAAGAGATGAATATGGAAATTTTGTAGATCGTGCAGAGGTAACAAATGGTTTTTTAAGAAAGGTATTTCTTAATATGATAGTTGGAATATTGATTACAGCAGCAGTTCCAGCTTATGTATTTTTCTTTAATCAAGCTTTACTTTACACTATTATGCCTTACTTTAAGATAATAACTTTTGCTGAGTTAGGACTTGTATTTTTCTTAAGTTTAGGTATAAATAAGATGTCATCTAGTACAGCTAGACTTATGTTTTTTATCTATTCACTTATGAATGGTATTTTGTTTAGTAGTCTTGCATTTGTATTTGATCCTATAAGTATACTATATACTTTAGGTGTTGCCCTTGTAATGTTTGTTGTAATAGCAGTATATGGATATACTACTTCAGAAGATTTAAGCCACTATGGAAAATATTTGATGACTGGACTTATCTCTATCATTATAATGTCACTAATTAACTTCTTTATAAAAGCACCAATGCTTTATTGGGCTGGAACTATATTAGGTATAGTTATATTCTCAGCTCTTATAGCTTATGATGTAAATAGAATTAAACGTCTAGCTTATAATATTGCTGATGGAGATAGAGAAGTAATTGAAAAAATAGGAATTATTGGAGCTTTAAATCTTTACCTTGATTTTATCAATCTATTCCTATATCTATTAAGAATCTTTGGAAAGAAAAGAAGATAG
- a CDS encoding autotransporter outer membrane beta-barrel domain-containing protein produces MKKGILTVLALVAISIPTLANRDNLQNNLAEINSKIIAHRGTEQFRESIIFKKLNRRGYSGSSQYIEGIGELKSNYDRDNYNTDYSSKTKGFLTGTNSTFLSNPNMITGVSLGYVKSKVDYKDSNDSDQKVRTYGLNAYLAYNYNDFLFIGKAGYDEGKNILSSNNISNIIYRSKNYSLGAEAGYFFDINEKNILYPHIGVNWNQYTTKGHGDILDNNDRVGSGNLGLSYYSEISNKWLLNGSVEWNYDFNDRADLKTRDGKIKILETGRDTGVLSAGIGYYLQEDFLVNLRYLAFVNKNYYYDMVMLGFTHNF; encoded by the coding sequence ATGAAAAAAGGAATTTTAACTGTTCTTGCTTTAGTAGCTATCTCTATACCAACATTGGCTAATAGAGATAATCTACAAAATAATCTAGCTGAAATTAATAGTAAGATTATTGCACATAGAGGAACAGAGCAATTTAGAGAGAGCATAATATTTAAAAAATTAAATAGAAGAGGTTATAGTGGTAGTAGCCAATATATAGAGGGTATTGGAGAACTGAAATCTAACTATGATAGAGATAATTATAATACAGATTACTCTAGTAAAACAAAGGGATTTTTAACTGGAACTAATAGCACATTTTTATCAAATCCTAATATGATAACTGGTGTGAGCCTTGGATATGTAAAATCTAAAGTTGATTATAAAGATAGCAACGATAGTGACCAAAAGGTTAGAACATATGGACTTAATGCCTATCTAGCTTATAACTACAATGATTTTCTATTTATAGGAAAAGCTGGTTATGATGAGGGGAAAAATATATTAAGTAGTAACAATATATCTAATATAATATATAGAAGTAAAAATTATTCATTGGGAGCAGAGGCAGGGTATTTCTTTGATATCAATGAAAAGAATATTCTATATCCACATATTGGAGTTAATTGGAATCAATATACTACTAAAGGACATGGAGATATTTTAGATAATAATGATAGAGTTGGAAGTGGTAACTTAGGTTTAAGTTATTATAGTGAGATCTCTAATAAGTGGCTTTTAAATGGTAGTGTCGAATGGAATTATGATTTCAATGATAGAGCAGATCTTAAAACTAGAGATGGAAAAATTAAAATTCTTGAAACTGGAAGAGATACTGGAGTGCTAAGTGCTGGAATTGGTTATTACTTACAAGAGGATTTCTTGGTAAATCTTAGATATTTAGCTTTTGTAAATAAAAACTATTACTATGATATGGTAATGTTAGGATTTACACATAACTTTTAA
- a CDS encoding NAD(P)/FAD-dependent oxidoreductase codes for MKVNINNIIISLEKNQDKELIKEIGKRGIKKENIERIIWNKRSIDSRKKNDIKFIYSIEVILKNDIDLSKLKDVTIAKEKEIPKREPLFNKKEVAVIGAGPAGLFAALRLAEYGYIPLVFERGEEVDKRDITTNNFINSFNISDLKALNPESNVQFGEGGAGTYSDGKLNTRIKSEYIDKVFRELVACGAQENIMWDYKPHIGTDVLKVVVKNLREKIKSMGGKFYFNSKMENLHIKDGKVIGIDIVRGLKEREYYSVDSVILAIGHSSRDTYRMLQVKGVHMENKPFAVGVRIEHLREDIDKMQYGKFAGNPLLGAATYSVTYNNRKEDRGVFSFCMCPGGVVVNAASETGGTLVNGMSYSQRDGRFSNSAIVVGIKENEFGEELFSGMKFQEKLERKTFEIGNNYGAVYQNVMDFMSNRETKSEIESSYEMKMNSYDINNLFPQFITNNMKAAFENWGKNSYFISNRVNLIAPETRTSAPVKIVRDIKGESINVRGLFPIGEGAGYAGGIMSAAVDGIKVVDLSFTKTCL; via the coding sequence ATGAAAGTAAATATAAATAATATAATTATCTCTTTAGAAAAGAATCAAGATAAAGAGTTGATAAAAGAGATAGGTAAAAGAGGGATAAAAAAAGAGAATATAGAAAGAATCATTTGGAATAAACGTTCTATTGATAGTAGAAAGAAAAATGATATTAAGTTTATATATTCAATAGAGGTTATTTTAAAAAATGATATTGATCTATCCAAATTAAAAGATGTAACTATTGCAAAGGAAAAGGAGATTCCAAAACGTGAGCCACTTTTTAATAAAAAAGAGGTAGCTGTTATAGGAGCAGGACCAGCAGGACTTTTTGCAGCTCTTAGATTAGCTGAATATGGATATATTCCGTTAGTATTTGAAAGGGGAGAAGAGGTAGATAAGAGAGATATTACAACAAATAACTTTATAAACTCCTTTAATATTTCAGATTTAAAAGCTCTTAATCCAGAATCAAATGTACAATTTGGTGAGGGTGGAGCTGGAACATACTCTGATGGTAAACTAAATACTAGAATAAAAAGTGAATATATAGATAAAGTATTTAGAGAGTTGGTAGCTTGTGGAGCTCAAGAAAATATTATGTGGGATTATAAGCCACATATAGGAACTGATGTATTAAAAGTTGTAGTTAAAAATCTGAGAGAAAAAATAAAGAGTATGGGTGGAAAATTCTATTTTAATAGTAAAATGGAAAATCTACATATAAAAGATGGAAAGGTTATAGGAATTGATATAGTTAGAGGTTTAAAAGAGAGAGAATATTATTCAGTAGACTCTGTAATTTTAGCTATAGGACATTCTTCAAGAGATACTTATAGAATGTTACAGGTAAAAGGTGTACATATGGAAAATAAACCTTTTGCTGTTGGTGTTAGAATTGAGCATCTTAGAGAGGATATTGATAAGATGCAGTATGGTAAATTTGCTGGAAATCCTCTATTAGGAGCTGCTACATATAGTGTAACATATAATAATAGAAAAGAGGATAGAGGGGTATTTTCTTTCTGTATGTGTCCAGGGGGTGTAGTTGTAAATGCTGCATCTGAAACTGGTGGGACATTGGTAAATGGTATGAGTTATTCTCAAAGAGATGGTAGATTTTCAAACTCTGCTATTGTTGTAGGGATAAAGGAAAATGAATTTGGTGAAGAGCTGTTCTCTGGTATGAAGTTCCAAGAGAAGCTTGAAAGAAAAACTTTCGAGATTGGAAACAACTATGGTGCAGTATATCAAAATGTAATGGACTTTATGAGTAATAGAGAGACAAAATCAGAGATAGAAAGTAGTTATGAGATGAAGATGAACTCATATGATATAAATAATCTTTTCCCTCAATTTATAACTAATAATATGAAAGCTGCTTTTGAAAATTGGGGTAAAAATAGTTACTTTATTTCAAATAGAGTTAATCTAATTGCTCCAGAAACTAGAACCTCTGCTCCTGTTAAGATAGTTAGAGATATAAAAGGTGAATCTATAAATGTTAGAGGACTTTTCCCAATAGGAGAAGGGGCAGGATATGCTGGTGGAATAATGAGTGCAGCAGTAGATGGAATTAAAGTAGTAGATTTAAGCTTTACTAAAACTTGTCTATAA
- a CDS encoding tyrosine-type recombinase/integrase, with the protein MKTKALEKDELITIFKYIKNGGNRNGIKIRANFQIYLICFIQLNTGLRIGDVLNLKVKDIINGRIDVIEQKTGKRQNRDINSEVVKIVKDYCRKKELGENDRLFTFSIRWVQKFLQKVSKCTEIENFSTHSFRKTYAHIQYTNNRYNIELVRRLLNHSSVVVTQKYLGVTDTEVNRASQGFKIIL; encoded by the coding sequence ATGAAAACAAAAGCATTAGAAAAAGATGAATTAATAACAATTTTCAAGTACATAAAAAATGGAGGAAATAGAAATGGAATAAAAATAAGAGCTAACTTTCAAATTTACTTAATTTGTTTTATTCAATTAAATACTGGACTAAGAATAGGAGATGTTTTAAATTTAAAAGTAAAAGATATTATCAATGGGAGAATAGATGTGATAGAACAAAAAACAGGAAAACGCCAAAATAGAGATATTAATAGTGAGGTTGTAAAAATTGTAAAGGATTATTGTAGAAAAAAAGAGTTAGGAGAAAATGATAGATTATTTACTTTTTCTATTAGATGGGTACAAAAGTTTTTGCAAAAAGTTTCTAAATGTACAGAGATTGAGAATTTCTCTACCCATAGTTTTAGAAAAACCTATGCACATATACAATATACTAATAATAGATATAATATTGAATTGGTAAGAAGACTTTTAAATCATTCTTCAGTAGTTGTGACACAAAAATATTTAGGAGTTACAGACACTGAAGTAAATCGTGCTTCTCAAGGATTTAAAATAATTTTGTAA
- a CDS encoding tyrosine-type recombinase/integrase → MDIIKRGETGVVTARRKKRVKEERKSIFEIYRSPKTIKDYMFYLKDFLNFVYEGEGDIRGDELIDLMKDIDKTDVEDYISHLVDERGLKKTSINKILSALKSLYKEMEKNGFDNPFKYIELFKVGRNIDNILKLSFEDIKKIIGLYKIKGEKEYRNITILYTLFYTGMRSQELLNLKFKHILVREGSYYIKLEQTKSGREQYKSVYGILADKLNEYKNYLQSLYSINDEEIEEQYVFSSSVKKNTQLSYRALYDLVQNFGKLIGKDISPHNIRHAVATELSINGADLLEIRDFLGHADTRVTEVYINAKSVLEKKVLEKLPSLSSLDDVVGK, encoded by the coding sequence ATGGATATAATTAAAAGAGGGGAAACTGGAGTTGTAACAGCCAGAAGAAAAAAAAGAGTTAAAGAGGAGAGAAAAAGTATATTTGAAATATATCGTTCTCCAAAAACTATAAAAGATTATATGTTCTACCTAAAGGATTTTCTCAACTTTGTATATGAAGGTGAAGGAGATATTAGAGGTGATGAGCTTATAGATCTAATGAAAGATATAGATAAAACCGATGTAGAAGATTATATTAGTCACTTAGTTGATGAAAGAGGATTGAAAAAAACTTCTATAAATAAGATTCTCTCTGCACTAAAATCTCTATATAAAGAGATGGAGAAAAATGGTTTTGATAATCCCTTTAAATATATAGAGCTATTTAAAGTAGGAAGAAATATAGATAATATTTTAAAATTATCTTTTGAAGATATAAAAAAAATTATAGGATTGTATAAAATCAAGGGAGAAAAGGAGTATAGAAATATAACTATATTATATACTCTATTCTATACAGGAATGAGAAGTCAAGAGTTGCTAAATCTAAAGTTTAAACATATTCTTGTAAGAGAGGGAAGTTACTATATAAAACTAGAACAAACTAAAAGTGGAAGAGAGCAATATAAATCTGTGTATGGAATACTTGCTGATAAACTTAATGAGTATAAAAATTATCTGCAATCTCTTTACTCTATTAATGATGAGGAGATAGAGGAGCAATATGTTTTTAGTAGCTCAGTTAAAAAAAATACTCAACTATCATATAGAGCATTATATGATTTAGTTCAAAATTTTGGTAAGCTTATAGGAAAGGATATTAGTCCACATAATATCCGTCACGCTGTGGCAACAGAGCTTTCAATAAATGGAGCTGATCTTTTAGAGATTAGAGATTTTTTAGGACATGCAGATACAAGAGTGACAGAAGTGTATATCAATGCAAAATCTGTTCTTGAGAAAAAAGTTTTGGAGAAGTTACCATCACTTTCTTCTCTTGATGATGTAGTAGGTAAATAA
- a CDS encoding HU family DNA-binding protein: MTKKEFVELYAEKGGFTKKEAERAVALFLATVEDTLLKGDSITFVGWGKWEVKERATREVRNPQTKERMTIPGKKAVKFKVGKLLADRVKEM; encoded by the coding sequence ATGACTAAAAAAGAGTTTGTTGAATTATATGCAGAAAAAGGTGGATTTACTAAAAAAGAAGCTGAAAGAGCAGTAGCACTATTTTTGGCTACAGTAGAAGATACTCTATTAAAAGGAGATAGTATTACTTTTGTTGGTTGGGGAAAATGGGAAGTAAAAGAGAGAGCAACTAGAGAAGTTAGAAATCCTCAAACTAAAGAGAGAATGACTATTCCTGGTAAAAAAGCTGTTAAATTTAAAGTTGGTAAATTACTAGCTGACAGAGTAAAAGAAATGTAA
- a CDS encoding PBECR4 domain-containing protein, translated as MNDKMKLIENLIKAKKIYDKYLLNKDFLYVFKNKLNNKFEFFEMKCVRSNFLHLTGVETKIKALDFYKNLEKNRIPLSAINYKRNGTTKLKLQIFDRLPLLISTPVQVCFQDDFFYIKIRS; from the coding sequence ATGAATGATAAAATGAAATTGATTGAAAATTTAATAAAAGCAAAGAAAATATATGATAAATACCTGTTAAACAAAGATTTTTTATATGTTTTTAAAAATAAATTAAATAATAAGTTTGAGTTTTTTGAAATGAAATGTGTAAGAAGCAATTTTCTCCATTTAACAGGAGTTGAAACTAAAATAAAAGCATTAGATTTTTATAAAAACTTAGAAAAAAACAGAATACCATTAAGTGCTATTAATTATAAAAGAAATGGAACAACTAAATTAAAATTACAGATATTTGATAGATTGCCTTTACTTATCTCTACACCAGTTCAAGTATGCTTTCAAGATGATTTTTTTTACATTAAAATTAGAAGTTGA